In the Gracilimonas sp. genome, AATCTGGAACTTATAAAAATGAAGGATATGACCGTTTATGTACGCAGGGCAAAGGGAAGCTCCTCAAAAGTCCCCAGTTATATGGGTGGGCGAATGTCCCTTTCATCCAATATGACCAATATCCTCCGCAACAAAATGCACCACGCAGTTTCAGGAGATTATGACGATGTTGAATTAAAAACACTGGATCCACTTTTCAATATACAGCGCGATTGGTCCATTTTGCCGGATGATGACCAGTTTCTCATTGAAAAGTCATTTTCCCGGGAAGGATGCCATGTGTTTTTCTTTCCTTTTGAAGGCCGGTATGTACATGAAGGAATGTCTGCCCTTATTGCTCATCGTATTTCACAAATGACGCCCATTACATTCTCTATTGCAATGAATGACTATGGTTTTGAATTGCTTTCTGATCAGGATATCCCTATCGAGACTGCCTTGAAAAATGATCTATTCTCTCCCAAAAACCTTATGGAAGATATTATGGCCAGTATCAACAGTGCAGAGTTGGCCAAACGCAGGTTCAGGGAGATTTGTCAAATCGCTGGACTCGTTTTTCAGGGATTTCCAGGGCAAGCTAAAACCAATAAGCATCTCCAAATGTCGAGTAGCCTTTTCTTTGATGTATTTATGGAACACGAGCCCGATCACTTATTAATTCAGCAAGCTTTTAATGAAGTGATGAGCATACAACTTGACGAAATACGACTCCGAAAGGCTCTTAAAAAGATTTCAGAACAAGAAACTGTTTTCAATCTGACAGAACGATTTACTCCTTACTCGTTCCCAATAATGGTAGACCGGCTAAGAGAAAAACTTAGTTCGGAAAAATTAACCGACCGAATTCAAAAAATGCAGCTTCAACTGGAGAAGCATGTTAAATGAGTTTTAAAAACACCGAAATATTCGAACTAAAAAATCAAACTTTAGAACTGCTCCCGGAAAAGGCTTTGTTTTGGAAAGAACAAAAAATACTGGTGGTTTCCGATGTGCATTTTGGAAAATCTGGTCATTTTCGAAAACATGGAATTGCTGTACCTAATTCAGTTAACAAATCAAACATTAGCCGACTCGATAAATTGGTTCTGAAAACACATCCTGAAAAACTAATCTTTCTTGGCGACCTATTTCACAGCGAATCCAACAACGAGGTCGATCAATTTAAAGAGTGGAGGCAAAAATATGCATCTGTAGAAATGGTTTTAACCATAGGAAATCACGACCTCCTCGCAGGCTTTGAATACGAAAAAATGGGCCTAAATTGTGTAAATCAATTTAAAGCCGAGCCCTTTACGTTTCTTCATGACGAATCCGATGATCATCAATCAGAATCTTATTGTATCTCAGGACATATTCATCCCGCAATAAAACTGAAAGGCAAAGGCCGTCAACAACTTTATACACCCTGTTTCTATTTCGGAACCAAATCCGCACTGTTACCAGCATTTGGAAGCTTTACAGGAAATTATAGAATCAGTCCCGCACAGAATGAATCTGTTTTCGCAATTGTTGAACAAAAAATAATTCAAATACCTGTCGATAATTAGCCAAAGCTAAAAATGTGTTACAAGCAATTTTTACCCATTCTATTCTTTTTTTCGGGAGCTCTTTTTTTCTTCTATCCCGAAATGTTACACGCACAAAACGACACATTTGACGCTCAATTCTACGCACAAAAATCATACGATTTACAAAAAAAGGGTATGATTGCCCTGGGAAGTTGGGCTGCTTTAAACATTTTTTCGGGCTCAGCCGGGTATTTTCTGAGCGAGAAATCAACTAAATATTTCCATCAGATGAATGCAGGATGGAATCTGGTAAATGCAGGAATTGCAGGCTTTGCTCTTTACAATATTTCTCAGATCGATGCTTCTTCTTTATCGTATTCACAATCGGTTATCGAACTTCAAAAACTGGATAAAATTTTGCTCCTCAATACAGGTTTAGATATTGGCTATATGGCAACCGGAGCATGGCTTTGGGAACGAGGCTTGAGAAAAAAATCAGAAAGACTGGAAGGATATGGAAAAGCTCTTCTTGTACAAGGCGGGTTCCTGTTTGCATTCGACATCATCCTTTACTTATTACACAGTCCTGTAACATCAGATCTAATACAGATTTCTGAAAGCATGACGATTACTGCATCAGGCTTCAGAATAGATTTCTAGTGTTACTGATTGGATTTGCGCTTGTAACAGTGATGCAGGCGACTTAGAATTCGATGCTTGCGGGTACGTACATTGGCATTGGACAAATCAAACTCCTGAACAGCATCATCGGTGCTTGCGTCCGGTTTATCCATAAAATATTCAATGAATTCCCGCGATTTTTTACGGAGCTCACTTAAGCATTCCTCAAGAATTCTCTGGCGTTCTTTGTCCAGTAAGTTTTTAAACTGCTCTTCAGGTTCATATACCTCATTAAATGCCTCATCATCATAATTAAACTTATGCTGACGCTTCACATAACGAAGATATTCA is a window encoding:
- a CDS encoding sigma-70 family RNA polymerase sigma factor, with protein sequence MAQLRVDYSELVEALQKGDDEKAGELLSEVIPRLEDYLQVVMSAEANAAKECVQQAFLDVFEQVRKNNIKNSKYIFSYLIKACRHEYLRYVKRQHKFNYDDEAFNEVYEPEEQFKNLLDKERQRILEECLSELRKKSREFIEYFMDKPDASTDDAVQEFDLSNANVRTRKHRILSRLHHCYKRKSNQ
- the pdeM gene encoding ligase-associated DNA damage response endonuclease PdeM yields the protein MSFKNTEIFELKNQTLELLPEKALFWKEQKILVVSDVHFGKSGHFRKHGIAVPNSVNKSNISRLDKLVLKTHPEKLIFLGDLFHSESNNEVDQFKEWRQKYASVEMVLTIGNHDLLAGFEYEKMGLNCVNQFKAEPFTFLHDESDDHQSESYCISGHIHPAIKLKGKGRQQLYTPCFYFGTKSALLPAFGSFTGNYRISPAQNESVFAIVEQKIIQIPVDN